In a single window of the Rhodamnia argentea isolate NSW1041297 chromosome 2, ASM2092103v1, whole genome shotgun sequence genome:
- the LOC115739908 gene encoding tubby-like F-box protein 8 produces MSFRSIVRDVRDGFGSLSRRSFDVRLLGHHRGKSQGSVHELHDQPLVVQNSRWASLPPELLHDVIRRLEASESTWPARKHVVSCAAVCRSWREMCKEIVKSPEVSGKITFPVSLKQPGPRDGAIQCFIKRDKSNLTYHLFLCLSPALLVENGKFLLSAKRTRRTTCTEYVISMDAENISRSSSTYIGKLRSNFLGTKFIIYDTQPPYNNAQLSPPGRSRRFYSKKVSPKVPTGSYNIAQVAYELNVLGTRGPRRMHCVMHSIPAAALEPGGTVPGQPELLPRSLEDSFRSISFSKSIDTSTEFSSSRFSDIIGPRDEEDDGKDRPLVLKNKAPRWHEQLQCWCLNFRGRVTVASVKNFQLIAANQPSATVPTPSQPSQPDHDKIILQFGKVGKDMFTMDYRYPLSAFQAFAICLSSFDTKLACE; encoded by the exons ATGTCGTTCCGCAGTATTGTTCGGGATGTAAGGGATGGGTTTGGAAGCTTATCAAGAAGGAGCTTCGATGTGAGGTTGCTTGGTCATCACAGAGGAAAATCACAGGGTTCAGTGCATGAGTTGCATGATCAACCTCTGGTTGTACAGAACAGCCGGTGGGCCAGTCTCCCACCTGAGCTTCTACATGACGTGATTAGGAGATTAGAAGCTAGTGAGAGCACCTGGCCTGCTCGTAAGCATGTTGTTTCATGCGCTGCCGTTTGCAGGTCTTGGAGAGAAATGTGCAAAGAAATTGTTAAGAGTCCTGAGGTCTCTGGGAAGATCACCTTCCCAGTCTCGCTGAAACAG CCAGGGCCTCGTGATGGAGCAATTCAGTGCTTCATTAAAAGGGACAAATCAAATTTAACTTATCACCTCTTCCTTTGCCTTAGCCCAG CTTTGCTTGTTGAGAATGGAAAATTCCTTCTTTCTGCTAAACGGACAAGGAGAACAACCTGCACAGAATATGTAATCTCTATGGATGCAGAGAATATATCGAGATCAAGTAGTACATATATTGGCAAATTAAG GTCAAACTTCTTAGGCACTAAGTTCATAATTTATGACACACAACCTCCGTACAATAACGCACAGTTATCTCCACCGGGGCGTAGCCGTAGATTTTACTCCAAGAAAGTTTCTCCAAAAGTTCCCACAGGTAGCTACAACATTGCTCAGGTCGCATATGAGCTTAACGTGCTGGGCACCAGGGGCCCGCGGAGGATGCACTGTGTCATGCACTCAATCCCTGCTGCGGCCCTCGAGCCGGGCGGTACTGTTCCTGGCCAGCCTGAGCTTCTTCCTCGCTCGCTTGAAGACTCATTCCGGAGCATCTCCTTCTCTAAATCAATAGATACTTCGACGGAGTTTAGCAGTTCGCGGTTTTCTGATATCATCGGGCCCCGGGACGAAGAGGACGACGGAAAGGACAGGCCCCTGGTTCTCAAAAACAAGGCTCCGAGATGGCATGAGCAGCTGCAGTGCTGGTGCCTCAACTTCCGCGGAAGGGTGACTGTAGCTTCAGTCAAGAATTTCCAACTGATAGCCGCGAATCAACCGTCTGCCACCGTGCCAACGCCATCGCAGCCCTCGCAGCCTGATCACGACAAGATCATTCTCCAGTTCGGTAAGGTCGGAAAGGACATGTTCACCATGGACTACCGGTATCCTTTATCTGCATTTCAGGCATTTGCCATTTGTCTGAGCAGCTTCGACACCAAATTGGCATGTGAATAG
- the LOC115741624 gene encoding uncharacterized protein LOC115741624 isoform X1 translates to MELELGLKITQTRDDISSTADLCIAKGGGGIVFLSRETDNMFILTAHLKGYRKERIDIKINEDGTRITISGNKAVQEKVMLGWILYKKEVELRGFQKVFKIPGGVVLDKIKAKFDEDGAILTVFMPKMVQGVSGHVIEEVEELEDDIGCTTKTDRKEIEEEHKDNATKKMKELEEDKEGGVNGGQLEAQVAATDAPKAKHKEPIEEDTEKQKSGVIEERQIKHPRDGVEQQRKEEAEEAARESELLHTSSASQQMEGPVPRPLQKEETTMGAQLTKSEDNQQPGKVETTQNAYLDSELAEGESPRQEETSDVENEVQSEDPEDDKHSDVSENTASVESKPKKGKKICAPVVAGSALLVSLIVLVIHWIRAKR, encoded by the exons ATGGAGCTAGAATTAGGACTCAAGATCACGCAAACTCGAGATGATATCAGCTCCACGGCTGATCTTTGCATTGCAAAGGGTGGAGGCGGAATCGTTTTCTTGTCTAGAGAAACCGATAACATGTTCATCCTCACTGCCCATCTCAAAG GATACAGAAAAGAGCGCATtgacataaaaataaatgaagatgGAACTCGCATAACAATTAGTGGAAATAAGGCTGTGCAGGAGAAGGTAATGCTCGGGTGGATCTTGTACAAAAAGGAGGTGGAATTGAGAGGGTTTCAAAAGGTTTTTAAAATTCCGGGAGGCGTGGTCTTGGATAAAATCAAGGCAAAGTTCGATGAAGACGGAGCGATTCTCACAGTTTTCATGCCCAAAATGGTTCAGGGAGTTTCCGGGCATGTAATTGAGGAAGTTGAGGAACTAGAGGATGATATAGGTTGTACGACAAAGACGGACCGCAAAGAAATTGAGGAGGAACATAAGGACAATGCAactaagaaaatgaaagaattagaAGAGGATAAGGAAGGAGGGGTTAATGGGGGTCAATTAGAAGCTCAAGTTGCTGCTACTGATGCTCCAAAAGCCAAACACAAAGAGCCAATTGAAGAAGACAC TGAAAAGCAAAAGTCTGGAGTTATTGAAGAGCGTCAGATTAAGCATCCACGTGATGGAGTTGAGcaacaaaggaaagaagaagcgGAAGAAGCTGCTCGAGAATCTGAGTTACTGCATACATCATCAGCAAGTCAACAAATGGAAGGTCCAGTTCCAAGGCCACTGCAAAAGGAGGAAACTACAATGGGGGCTCAGCTAACAAAATCTGAAGATAACCAACAACCGGGGAAGGTGGAGACAACGCAAAATGCATATCTTGATTCTGAACTCGCAGAAGGTGAAAGTCCTAGGCAAGAGGAAACAAGTGACGTAGAGAATGAGGTTCAGAGCGAAGATCCCGAGGATGACAAACATAGCGATGTCAGTGAAAACACTGCCTCAGTGGAGAGCAAGCCAAAGAAAGGCAAGAAGATATGTGCTCCTGTTGTTGCTGGGTCTGCATTGCTAGTCTCTCTTATAGTGCTTGTTATTCACTGGATTAGGGCGAAGAGATGA
- the LOC115741624 gene encoding uncharacterized protein LOC115741624 isoform X2 — protein sequence MELELGLKITQTRDDISSTADLCIAKGGGGIVFLSRETDNMFILTAHLKGYRKERIDIKINEDGTRITISGNKAVQEKVMLGWILYKKEVELRGFQKVFKIPGGVVLDKIKAKFDEDGAILTVFMPKMVQGVSGHVIEEVEELEDDIGCTTKTDRKEIEEEHKDNATKKMKELEEDKEGGVNGGQLEAQVAATDAPKAKHKEPIEEDTEERQIKHPREEGPVPRPLQKEETTMGAQLTKSEDNQQPGKVETTQNAYLDSELAEGESPRQEETSDVENEVQSEDPEDDKHSDVSENTASVESKPKKGKKICAPVVAGSALLVSLIVLVIHWIRAKR from the exons ATGGAGCTAGAATTAGGACTCAAGATCACGCAAACTCGAGATGATATCAGCTCCACGGCTGATCTTTGCATTGCAAAGGGTGGAGGCGGAATCGTTTTCTTGTCTAGAGAAACCGATAACATGTTCATCCTCACTGCCCATCTCAAAG GATACAGAAAAGAGCGCATtgacataaaaataaatgaagatgGAACTCGCATAACAATTAGTGGAAATAAGGCTGTGCAGGAGAAGGTAATGCTCGGGTGGATCTTGTACAAAAAGGAGGTGGAATTGAGAGGGTTTCAAAAGGTTTTTAAAATTCCGGGAGGCGTGGTCTTGGATAAAATCAAGGCAAAGTTCGATGAAGACGGAGCGATTCTCACAGTTTTCATGCCCAAAATGGTTCAGGGAGTTTCCGGGCATGTAATTGAGGAAGTTGAGGAACTAGAGGATGATATAGGTTGTACGACAAAGACGGACCGCAAAGAAATTGAGGAGGAACATAAGGACAATGCAactaagaaaatgaaagaattagaAGAGGATAAGGAAGGAGGGGTTAATGGGGGTCAATTAGAAGCTCAAGTTGCTGCTACTGATGCTCCAAAAGCCAAACACAAAGAGCCAATTGAAGAAGACACTGAAGAA CGTCAGATTAAGCATCCACGTGA GGAAGGTCCAGTTCCAAGGCCACTGCAAAAGGAGGAAACTACAATGGGGGCTCAGCTAACAAAATCTGAAGATAACCAACAACCGGGGAAGGTGGAGACAACGCAAAATGCATATCTTGATTCTGAACTCGCAGAAGGTGAAAGTCCTAGGCAAGAGGAAACAAGTGACGTAGAGAATGAGGTTCAGAGCGAAGATCCCGAGGATGACAAACATAGCGATGTCAGTGAAAACACTGCCTCAGTGGAGAGCAAGCCAAAGAAAGGCAAGAAGATATGTGCTCCTGTTGTTGCTGGGTCTGCATTGCTAGTCTCTCTTATAGTGCTTGTTATTCACTGGATTAGGGCGAAGAGATGA
- the LOC115741538 gene encoding protein ROH1-like yields the protein MHAPDYQGSHIGRSILSLRRDQAASASASTAAAAAHSMEPHHRDASTQELELEVFQRQVADRFLELSSASADDLLSLAWVQKLLDAFLCCQEDFGVILFNNRVNVARSPAAERLLAEFYERSVKALDVCNAIRDGIEQIRQWQKLLEIVICALGNRRSLGEGQFRRAKKALIDLAIAMLDEKDSSTTIGHRNRSFGRNNASRDHRSIGHFRSLSWSVSRSWSAAKQIQAIGNNLNAPRGNEIAATNGLAVPIFTMGVVLLFVMWALVAAIPCQDRGLQVHFSVPRQFLWAAPIISLHDRIIEESKKRERKNACGLMREIYQIEKYSRVMSEMVDSVNFPLMEEKEGEVRQRVQELGQVSEVVNEGLDPLERQVREVFHRIVRSRTEGGSCSST from the coding sequence atGCACGCGCCGGATTACCAGGGCTCCCATATCGGCCGCTCCATCCTCAGCCTGCGCCGCGACCaggccgcctccgcctccgcctccaccgccgccgccgccgcccactcCATGGAGCCCCACCACCGTGACGCCTCCACCcaggagctcgagctcgaggtcTTCCAGAGGCAAGTCGCCGATCGCTTCCTCGAGCTCTCCTCCGCCTCCGCAGACGACCTGCTCTCCCTCGCCTGGGTTCAGAAGCTCCTCGACGCCTTCCTCTGCTGCCAGGAGGATTTTGGGGTCATCCTCTTCAACAACAGGGTTAATGTCGCGAGATCGCCGGCCGCGGAGCGCTTGCTGGCCGAGTTTTACGAGAGGAGCGTGAAGGCGCTTGACGTCTGCAATGCCATAAGGGACGGGATTGAGCAGATCAGGCAGTGGCAGAAGCTCCTGGAGATCGTGATTTGCGCCTTGGGGAATCGGAGGAGCTTGGGGGAGGGCCAGTTTCGCCGTGCAAAGAAAGCCCTGATCGATCTAGCCATTGCGATGCTCGACGAGAAGGACTCCAGCACGACGATAGGGCATAGGAATCGGTCCTTTGGCCGGAACAATGCTTCCAGGGATCACCGGTCAATCGGCCATTTCCGATCCCTCTCTTGGAGTGTCTCCCGGTCCTGGTCTGCAGCGAAGCAGATTCAGGCGATTGGAAACAACTTGAATGCTCCCAGAGGGAATGAAATTGCGGCCACGAACGGGCTCGCGGTTCCCATTTTCACGATGGGTGTGGTTCTGTTGTTTGTAATGTGGGCTCTCGTGGCTGCAATTCCATGCCAGGACCGCGGTTTGCAGGTTCATTTCTCGGTCCCGAGGCAGTTCCTTTGGGCTGCGCCAATAATTTCACTGCACGATAGGATCATCGAAGAGTCGAAGAAGCGGGAGAGAAAGAATGCTTGTGGCTTGATGCGGGAGATTTATCAAATTGAGAAGTACTCGAGGGTGATGAGTGAAATGGTGGATTCTGTTAATTTCCCGTTGATGGAAGAGAAAGAAGGTGAGGTGAGACAAAGAGTGCAGGAATTGGGGCAGGTGTCTGAGGTGGTGAATGAGGGGTTGGATCCTTTGGAACGCCAAGTGAGAGAGGTGTTTCACCGGATTGTGAGGAGCCGAACTGAGGGAGGTTCCTGCAGCTCTACTTAA